The Pseudomonas nunensis genome includes the window CCTACCGGTCGCGTGCTGACCCGCGAAGAAGTGCTCGGTGTAGTCCAGGTGGCGCTGAAACACGGCTTATACATTGTCAGCGATGAAATCTACGAAAAGGTCATCTATGACCAATCGCGTCATATCAGCATCGCCAGCATCGAAGGCGCTGCGCCGATCACCGTGACGATCAGCGGTTTCTCCAAAGCCTATGCGATGACCGGTTGGCGCTTGGGCTATGTCGTGAGTTCCGAGGAAATCTCCCACCAGATGCTCAAGGTTCAACAACACACCGTGGGTTGCGCCGGCTCCTTTATCCAGAGCGGCGGCGTCGCGGCACTTGCTGGCTGCCAGCGACGGATCACGGAGATGGTTGTTTCTTATCAGCAGCGTCGCGACAGACTCGTGAGCGGGCTTGAAAAGATCAACGGCATTACCTGTATAGCGCCCGAGGGCGCGCTGTATGTATTTGCGTCGATATCCGCAATGGGGTTTGAAAACTCAATGGCGTTTACACGCTGGTTGCTGGACACGGTGAAAGTTGCCGTCACCCCGGGCACCGCGTTTGGCGAAGGTGGCGAAGGTTATATCCGTTTGTCCTTTGCGGGCAGTGATGAAGACATCGACGAGGCAATCCGCCGACTTCATTTCGCTTTCCAGTAACTGCCCCAATCGCGTTCAACCTCTTCACACATACCGACAGGAGTGAGTATGCCTTTAATCAATGACGCACCTTTTCCATCCGCGCACCGCATCGCAATCATCGGCAGCGGCCCGCGTGGTTTGTCTGTTCTCGAGCGTCTCGCTGCACTCATGCTGACCCAGCCACCTGTCCGCCAGGTGATGGTCTATCTGATAGACAGCGCACCG containing:
- a CDS encoding pyridoxal phosphate-dependent aminotransferase, with protein sequence MRLRAISKRVQHLELSETYAILDRVRKLREQGEDVVDLGGGEPDFRTPDNIVHAAVDALSNGETHYTASRGTKALLDAVAQKYKTEHGLELDADKNIIITPSAKHALFIALMTLLDDGDELIVPTPSWVSYKAMAAMAGATVKAVPLDGTTGFMLDPQALERAITPRTKAILINNPNNPTGRVLTREEVLGVVQVALKHGLYIVSDEIYEKVIYDQSRHISIASIEGAAPITVTISGFSKAYAMTGWRLGYVVSSEEISHQMLKVQQHTVGCAGSFIQSGGVAALAGCQRRITEMVVSYQQRRDRLVSGLEKINGITCIAPEGALYVFASISAMGFENSMAFTRWLLDTVKVAVTPGTAFGEGGEGYIRLSFAGSDEDIDEAIRRLHFAFQ